The Magnolia sinica isolate HGM2019 chromosome 9, MsV1, whole genome shotgun sequence genome contains a region encoding:
- the LOC131256707 gene encoding uncharacterized protein LOC131256707 isoform X1 yields the protein MDEYVGKRASGGPRITKRGSGLSFRDSNQEDRSIPCCNRLGCSTRFYSSEGSQISHDSERPKYSRPSFRSSSSKAITVSSSKPSGGTGYLRKVRQEQRISKSFKETTAIESSSRQEEVQVSEPISTTVATATIDEAGSCTLASNSVPRKKTHQHSGSSNHDTSAGTSARRTLSSKNTGQAAKSVLQGQADAKLNKTGLRNLGCTVTSDPLPSGSSSLNSGPNKRWDVVKKRCPPDGESSSTRVKSMSGPSNQRNTLLGTSLSFTERSPLQQPPRRSRPFSAGGNSVASVRTRRTVTEDSRRRTSKSGNDNGSSLVDSNPQSPQNEVLMSESSTVSSSQSSQTELTSISQNSYGLGQSVSSSSDAVRSRPFDRLEDGGARTFYRIPADRDALRRFQMDGIAEVLLALDGIEHDEELTYEQLLVLETNLFLAGPGFHDQHRDMRLDIDNMSYEELLALEEKMGTVSTALTEEALSNCLKRSTYEPTSLVQGSALTGDDDIKCSICQEEYVEGDEVGKLGCGHGYHVVCIHQWLRMKNWCTICKAPASPS from the exons ATGGATGAATACGTCGGTAAAAGAGCTTCCGGCGGGCCAAGAATCACTAAAAGAGGGTCCGGCCTCTCTTTTAGAGATTCAAACCAAGAGGATAGAAGCATTCCATGTTGTAACCGACTGGGATGCAGCACGAGATTTTATTCCTCAGAAGGCAGTCAAATCAGTCATGACTCGGAAAGACCCAAATATTCAAGGCCGTCCTTCCGATCGTCAAGCAGCAAGGCCATAACTGTAAGTTCCTCTAAACCGTCGGGTGGCACAGGCTACCTTAGAAAGGTCCGACAGGAACAGCGAATCTCAAAGTCTTTCAAAGAAACCACTGCTATTGAAAGCAGTAGTAGACAGGAGGAAGTACAAGTCTCTGAACCTATTTCCACAACTGTGGCCACTGCTACAATAGATGAAGCGGGGAGCTGCACTCTGGCATCAAATTCAGTGCCCCGGAAGAAAACCCATCAACATTCTGGATCGAGCAATCACGATACTTCTGCAGGTACCTCTGCCCGCCGTACTCTCTCATCTAAAAACACAGGCCAGGCTGCAAAATCTGTCTTGCAAGGTCAGGCTGATGCAAAATTGAACAAGACTGGGCTGAGAAATCTTGGGTGCACAGTGACATCTGATCCTCTTCCTTCAGGCAGTTCATCCTTGAATTCTGGTCCTAATAAAAGGTGGGATGTGGTAAAAAAGCGATGCCCTCCTGATGGAGAGAGCTCTTCCACCAGAGTTAAGAGCATGAGCGGGCCTTCCAATCAGAGGAATACACTCTTGGGTACCAGTCTCTCTTTTACAGAACGTTCACCATTGCAACAACCTCCAAGAAGGTCCAGACCTTTTTCTGCGGGTGGCAATAGCGTTGCTTCAGTCAGAACTCGGCGGACAGTCACGGAGGATAGCCGAAGAAGGACGTCGAAGAGTGGCAATGACAACGGATCATCACTAGTTGACTCGAATCCACAATCACCACAAAATGAGGTTTTGATGAGTGAATCCTCTACAGTCAGTTcatcacagtcatcccaaactgaACTCACCTCAATCTCTCAGAACTCTTATGGACTAGGCCAGTCGGTCAGTTCGAGCAGTGATGCTGTGCGGTCTAGGCCATTCGACCGTCTTGAAGATGGAGGTGCCAGGACATTCTACAGAATTCCGGCGGATCGAGATGCGCTCCGACGCTTTCAGATGGATGGAATCGCAGAG GTATTATTGGCTCTAGATGGGATTGAACATGATGAAGAGTTAACATATGAG CAATTATTGGTTCTTGAGACGAATCTGTTCTTAGCTGGACCAGGGTTTCATGATCAGCATCGGGACATGAGATTGGATATAGATAATATGTCATATGAG GAATTGTTAGCTCTGGAAGAGAAAATGGGTACAGTCAGCACAGCCCTTACAGAGGAAGCATTGTCAAACTGTCTTAAAAGAAGCACTTATGAGCCCACGTCTCTTGTCCAGGGATCTGCACTCACCGGGGATGATGATATCAAATGCAGCATTTGTCAG
- the LOC131256707 gene encoding uncharacterized protein LOC131256707 isoform X3: MDEYVGKRASGGPRITKRGSGLSFRDSNQEDRSIPCCNRLGCSTRFYSSEGSQISHDSERPKYSRPSFRSSSSKAITVSSSKPSGGTGYLRKVRQEQRISKSFKETTAIESSSRQEEVQVSEPISTTVATATIDEAGSCTLASNSVPRKKTHQHSGSSNHDTSAGTSARRTLSSKNTGQAAKSVLQGQADAKLNKTGLRNLGCTVTSDPLPSGSSSLNSGPNKRWDVVKKRCPPDGESSSTRVKSMSGPSNQRNTLLGTSLSFTERSPLQQPPRRSRPFSAGGNSVASVRTRRTVTEDSRRRTSKSGNDNGSSLVDSNPQSPQNEVLMSESSTVSSSQSSQTELTSISQNSYGLGQSVSSSSDAVRSRPFDRLEDGGARTFYRIPADRDALRRFQMDGIAEVLLALDGIEHDEELTYEQLLVLETNLFLAGPGFHDQHRDMRLDIDNMSYEELLALEEKMGTVSTALTEEALSNCLKRSTYEPTSLVQGSALTGDDDIKCSICQEGST; encoded by the exons ATGGATGAATACGTCGGTAAAAGAGCTTCCGGCGGGCCAAGAATCACTAAAAGAGGGTCCGGCCTCTCTTTTAGAGATTCAAACCAAGAGGATAGAAGCATTCCATGTTGTAACCGACTGGGATGCAGCACGAGATTTTATTCCTCAGAAGGCAGTCAAATCAGTCATGACTCGGAAAGACCCAAATATTCAAGGCCGTCCTTCCGATCGTCAAGCAGCAAGGCCATAACTGTAAGTTCCTCTAAACCGTCGGGTGGCACAGGCTACCTTAGAAAGGTCCGACAGGAACAGCGAATCTCAAAGTCTTTCAAAGAAACCACTGCTATTGAAAGCAGTAGTAGACAGGAGGAAGTACAAGTCTCTGAACCTATTTCCACAACTGTGGCCACTGCTACAATAGATGAAGCGGGGAGCTGCACTCTGGCATCAAATTCAGTGCCCCGGAAGAAAACCCATCAACATTCTGGATCGAGCAATCACGATACTTCTGCAGGTACCTCTGCCCGCCGTACTCTCTCATCTAAAAACACAGGCCAGGCTGCAAAATCTGTCTTGCAAGGTCAGGCTGATGCAAAATTGAACAAGACTGGGCTGAGAAATCTTGGGTGCACAGTGACATCTGATCCTCTTCCTTCAGGCAGTTCATCCTTGAATTCTGGTCCTAATAAAAGGTGGGATGTGGTAAAAAAGCGATGCCCTCCTGATGGAGAGAGCTCTTCCACCAGAGTTAAGAGCATGAGCGGGCCTTCCAATCAGAGGAATACACTCTTGGGTACCAGTCTCTCTTTTACAGAACGTTCACCATTGCAACAACCTCCAAGAAGGTCCAGACCTTTTTCTGCGGGTGGCAATAGCGTTGCTTCAGTCAGAACTCGGCGGACAGTCACGGAGGATAGCCGAAGAAGGACGTCGAAGAGTGGCAATGACAACGGATCATCACTAGTTGACTCGAATCCACAATCACCACAAAATGAGGTTTTGATGAGTGAATCCTCTACAGTCAGTTcatcacagtcatcccaaactgaACTCACCTCAATCTCTCAGAACTCTTATGGACTAGGCCAGTCGGTCAGTTCGAGCAGTGATGCTGTGCGGTCTAGGCCATTCGACCGTCTTGAAGATGGAGGTGCCAGGACATTCTACAGAATTCCGGCGGATCGAGATGCGCTCCGACGCTTTCAGATGGATGGAATCGCAGAG GTATTATTGGCTCTAGATGGGATTGAACATGATGAAGAGTTAACATATGAG CAATTATTGGTTCTTGAGACGAATCTGTTCTTAGCTGGACCAGGGTTTCATGATCAGCATCGGGACATGAGATTGGATATAGATAATATGTCATATGAG GAATTGTTAGCTCTGGAAGAGAAAATGGGTACAGTCAGCACAGCCCTTACAGAGGAAGCATTGTCAAACTGTCTTAAAAGAAGCACTTATGAGCCCACGTCTCTTGTCCAGGGATCTGCACTCACCGGGGATGATGATATCAAATGCAGCATTTGTCAG GAGGGTAGTACCTAA
- the LOC131256707 gene encoding E3 ubiquitin-protein ligase MBR1-like isoform X2, with translation MDEYVGKRASGGPRITKRGSGLSFRDSNQEDRSIPCCNRLGCSTRFYSSEGSQISHDSERPKYSRPSFRSSSSKAITVSSSKPSGGTGYLRKVRQEQRISKSFKETTAIESSSRQEEVQVSEPISTTVATATIDEAGSCTLASNSVPRKKTHQHSGSSNHDTSAGTSARRTLSSKNTGQAAKSVLQGQADAKLNKTGLRNLGCTVTSDPLPSGSSSLNSGPNKRWDVVKKRCPPDGESSSTRVKSMSGPSNQRNTLLGTSLSFTERSPLQQPPRRSRPFSAGGNSVASVRTRRTVTEDSRRRTSKSGNDNGSSLVDSNPQSPQNEVLMSESSTVSSSQSSQTELTSISQNSYGLGQSVSSSSDAVRSRPFDRLEDGGARTFYRIPADRDALRRFQMDGIAEQLLVLETNLFLAGPGFHDQHRDMRLDIDNMSYEELLALEEKMGTVSTALTEEALSNCLKRSTYEPTSLVQGSALTGDDDIKCSICQEEYVEGDEVGKLGCGHGYHVVCIHQWLRMKNWCTICKAPASPS, from the exons ATGGATGAATACGTCGGTAAAAGAGCTTCCGGCGGGCCAAGAATCACTAAAAGAGGGTCCGGCCTCTCTTTTAGAGATTCAAACCAAGAGGATAGAAGCATTCCATGTTGTAACCGACTGGGATGCAGCACGAGATTTTATTCCTCAGAAGGCAGTCAAATCAGTCATGACTCGGAAAGACCCAAATATTCAAGGCCGTCCTTCCGATCGTCAAGCAGCAAGGCCATAACTGTAAGTTCCTCTAAACCGTCGGGTGGCACAGGCTACCTTAGAAAGGTCCGACAGGAACAGCGAATCTCAAAGTCTTTCAAAGAAACCACTGCTATTGAAAGCAGTAGTAGACAGGAGGAAGTACAAGTCTCTGAACCTATTTCCACAACTGTGGCCACTGCTACAATAGATGAAGCGGGGAGCTGCACTCTGGCATCAAATTCAGTGCCCCGGAAGAAAACCCATCAACATTCTGGATCGAGCAATCACGATACTTCTGCAGGTACCTCTGCCCGCCGTACTCTCTCATCTAAAAACACAGGCCAGGCTGCAAAATCTGTCTTGCAAGGTCAGGCTGATGCAAAATTGAACAAGACTGGGCTGAGAAATCTTGGGTGCACAGTGACATCTGATCCTCTTCCTTCAGGCAGTTCATCCTTGAATTCTGGTCCTAATAAAAGGTGGGATGTGGTAAAAAAGCGATGCCCTCCTGATGGAGAGAGCTCTTCCACCAGAGTTAAGAGCATGAGCGGGCCTTCCAATCAGAGGAATACACTCTTGGGTACCAGTCTCTCTTTTACAGAACGTTCACCATTGCAACAACCTCCAAGAAGGTCCAGACCTTTTTCTGCGGGTGGCAATAGCGTTGCTTCAGTCAGAACTCGGCGGACAGTCACGGAGGATAGCCGAAGAAGGACGTCGAAGAGTGGCAATGACAACGGATCATCACTAGTTGACTCGAATCCACAATCACCACAAAATGAGGTTTTGATGAGTGAATCCTCTACAGTCAGTTcatcacagtcatcccaaactgaACTCACCTCAATCTCTCAGAACTCTTATGGACTAGGCCAGTCGGTCAGTTCGAGCAGTGATGCTGTGCGGTCTAGGCCATTCGACCGTCTTGAAGATGGAGGTGCCAGGACATTCTACAGAATTCCGGCGGATCGAGATGCGCTCCGACGCTTTCAGATGGATGGAATCGCAGAG CAATTATTGGTTCTTGAGACGAATCTGTTCTTAGCTGGACCAGGGTTTCATGATCAGCATCGGGACATGAGATTGGATATAGATAATATGTCATATGAG GAATTGTTAGCTCTGGAAGAGAAAATGGGTACAGTCAGCACAGCCCTTACAGAGGAAGCATTGTCAAACTGTCTTAAAAGAAGCACTTATGAGCCCACGTCTCTTGTCCAGGGATCTGCACTCACCGGGGATGATGATATCAAATGCAGCATTTGTCAG